The genomic region GCGCTCAACGTCTTCGAGATTGATTACAACAAGCTCAACCCAAGTGATAGAACAGACCCTAACTTCACAGGGAATGAAACCGTTTACTCACCCAACGTAGGGGCAGGCGTATACTGGTATACTGATAAGTACTACTTAGGCTTCTCAGTCCCTAATATGCTCGAAACCAATCACTATGATAAGGATAACAAAGCCGTTTCCGTACTGAAGAACTCACAGCACTTATACCTCATCGGGGGATATGTGTTCGACCTTTCAGAGAATACCAAGTTCAAGCCAGCAGTACTCTCAAAAGTCTCTTGGGGGGCACCTTTGCAGCTCGATCTCTCGGCGAACTTCCTCTTCAACGAAAAGTTTGTCCTTGGGGCAGCCTACCGCTGGTCGGCAGCAGTGAGCGTAATGGCAGGCTTCCAGTTCAGCGAGCGTTGGTTTGCTGGCTATGGCTACGACTTCGAAACTACCGAACTTTCAAAGTACAACTCAGGTTCACACGAGATATTCCTCCGCTATGAGTTGCTTAAATCCTACAAGAAGATCGTATCACCACGCTTCTTTTAGTGATTTGATATAAACAGTTATAAATAGCAAAATCACACAGATATACTATGAAGAAAATTTATTACTATACCTTGCTCATTGCGCTCGTAGGAGCGACGCAGTACACTTTTGCTCAAACAGATAAGGAGTTAGAGAAAGCAAAGCAGATGTACAAAAACTACGCTTACGTCGATGCTATTAAGGTCTACGAAAAAATAGCCAAGAAAGGCTATGTGAACCAAGATATGCTCGAAAGCCTTGGCAATGCCTACTACTTCAACGCAGAATACAAAAAGGCTTTGCCTTGGTATAAGCAACTCTTTGAAGGTAAGGATTACAAAATAAAACCTGAGTATTACTATCGCTACGCACAGAGCTTAAAGTCTGTAGGCAAGTACGACGAGGCCAACGCAATGATGGATAAATTCGCAGAGCTCACCGCCGACAGCGACTCTCGGGCAGCCCTCTTTGAAGAAAATAAAAACTATCAGGAGGTGATCCAGAGTAATTCAGGTCGCTTTGAGCTTCAGCCTGTGAGTATCAATACACCTTATTCGGAGTACGGCACCACCTTCTACGGCAATGATGTGGTATTTACCGCCGCAAGTAGTGGGAAGGCTTCCAAAGGGGGGGTATCACAGTGGACAGGTGAGAGCTATTACGACCTCTACCTCACCCAGCGCGATAAGCAGAAGCTCACAGGCAAAACGCCTTTCTCATCAGCGCTCAACACGAAGTTCAACGAATCGACAGCAGTCTTTACCAAAGACGGGAAGACGGTCTATTTCACCCGTAATAACTATGTAAACCGCCGCATTGGCACTAATAAGGAGAATACAATCCTGCTGAAAATCCTCAAAGCTACCAAAGATAGCGATGGCAATTGGGGCAACGTAGTCGAAATGCCTTTCAACAGCGATCAGTACAATGTGGCTCACCCTACCCTCAGCCCCGATGAGAAGTACCTTTACTTCGCCTCGGATATGAAGGGTACTTTGGGCAATTCGGATATCTTCCGTGTAGAAATCAAAGGCAATAACAAGTACGGTACCCCTGAGAATTTGGGTAGCACCATCAATACCGCAGGGCGCGAGTCCTTTCCTTTTATTACTAAGGACAATGTGCTGTACTATTCCTCCGACGGCTTTCCTGGCTTAGGAGGCTTAGATATCTTCGCAGTAAAGTTCTTTGACGATGGCACGACCTCCAAGCCTATTAACGTCGGGAAACCCGCCAATAGCCCTGACGACGACTTCTGTTTTATTATGGATAGTGATACTCACATAGGCTTCCTCAGCTCAAACCGCCCTGGTGGAAAAGGCAAGGACGATATCTATAGCTTCTTAGAGACCAAGCCACTGAAGTTCGGCTGCCAGAAGATTATTAAAGGGATTGTAAAAGATGCCCAAACACAAGAGATTATCTCCGATGGGCTCGTCTCTCTCTCCGACAGAACGATGAAGCCTGTTAGCTCTCAAAAATCTAAGCAGGACGGTACTTTTCAGTTTGACAATGTGAACTGTGCTGACCTTTACTTCTATCTCAGAGGCGAAAAAGAAAAGTATGAAACCGCTGAGGTGAAAGTGCTCACTGAGGGTGATGATAATGAGGTATTCTATGAGCTCCTCTTAAAGCCGCGTGAAGTGCAGATCAATAAGGATACTGACTTAGCTAAGGTCTTCCATATTAAAGAAATATACTTCGATTTAGATAAGTCGAACATACGCCCTGATGCCGCTGTTGAGTTGGCGAAGATCGTAGAGGTGATGAAGGAGTATCCTAAGATGAAGATCGATATCCGCTCACATACCGATAGCCGCGCTTCCGATGCGTACAACTTAGCCCTTTCCGACCGCCGTGCGAAATCAACCTTGAACTGGATGGTCAAGCAAGGTATCGACCGCAAACGCCTAACAGCTAAGGGCTACGGTGAAACTCAGCTCGTTAATGGTTGCTCTAACGGCGTTCCTTGTACTGAGGAACAGCACCAAGCCAACCGCCGCAGTGAGTTCATCATCGTAAGTATGGAGTAGAAAACATAAATCCTGATAAGTGGTACTAATAAAGGGAATGAAAGCCTTTATTACTACCACTTTTCGTATAAATAATAACCTATTGATATGCTTAAACTTAAGAAACATACGCTGTTGATCTTAGCCTTTCTCAGTTTGCAGGCACTATTTGCCCAGCAACAAGAGCTCCTCAAGGCGCGCAACTACTATAAGAAGCTCGACTATGTCCGTGCTATCAAAGCCTATGAAGCCATTGCCAGCAAAGGAGGCGCCAACCAAGAGGTCTATGAGAATTTGGGCAATGCTTATTACTTCAATGCCGACTATAAGAATGCTTATACGTGGTATGAAAAGCTCTTTTCCAACCCCGAGTATAAGCTCCAACCTGAGTATTACTATCGCTATGCACAAACCCTCAAAACAGTCGATAAGTACGACCAGTCCAATAAGGTAATGGAGCAATTTGTTGCCCTTACAGGCGGTAAGGACTCAAGGGCACAGCTCTTTACCAAGCATAAGGATTATTATAAAGAAATACAGCGTAATTCAGGTAGGCTCGACCTTCACCCACTGAGCATCAACTCAAAAAACTCAGAATACGGCACTGCCTTCTACGGTGATAAAGTCGTATTCTCAGCCAGCAAGGGCATTCTCAAAGGAAAATCAAAGTGGACGGGCGACGCTTTCTACGACCTCTATGAAGCCAATCGCGATAGCTTAGAAGTATCACACCCGCGCAAGATGGGTGGCATTAACACCAAGTTCAACGAATCAACAGCAGCCTTTACCACCAGCGGCGATACCGTCTACTTTACTCGTAATAACTACGTACACAACAAGCTAACCACTGATGGCGAAGACACGGTGCTGCTGAAAATACTCCGCGCCACTAAGGATCAAAATGGCAATTGGGGGCACATCACAGAGATGCCTTTCAACAGTAATATTTACAGCGTTGCACACCCTGCCCTCAGCCCCGATGGCAAGTATATCTACTTCGCTTCCAATATGAAAGGCTCACTGGGGAACTCCGATATCTATCGGGCAAAGATATTGAAAACAGGCTACGGCAGGGCTGAAAACCTCGGAGCGCTTATCAACACCACAGGGCGCGAATCCTTCCCGTTCATCTCTAAGGACTCCGTGCTTTACTATTCCTCCGATGGCTTTCCAGGTCTCGGAGGCTTGGATATTTTTGCCGTGAAGCTCTATGCCGATGGCACAACCTCTAAACCAGTGAATATCGGTAAGCCTGCCAATAGTGCCTACGACGACTTCTGCTATGTAATTGATAGTGATAGCCATATAGGCTTCCTCACATCCAATCGCTTGGGAGGCGAGGGTAAGGACGATATTTATAGCTTCTACGAGCAAGCCTCAGTGCAGTTTGATTGTACTAAAAACGTACGCAGTATGGTCAAGGACGCCCAGTCGCAACAGCCTATCCCTGAGGTAAAACTGACCCTTTTAGATACTGAGAATAACCCTGTAGAAATCGGCACTTCAAATGAAAACGGTCAGTTTGCCCTCACCCACGATTGGAATTGCAAAGATCAAAAGGTACTTATCAAAGCGGAAAAGAACGGTTACGTAACGGTTACGCAAACCGTCACCGCCGAGGGCAATAGCGATTTCTATGCAGAATTGCTTTTACAACACCTACCCGAGACGCCTAAATCCGAGATAAAAGTCGGGGTCGACTTAGCTAAAACGCTCGCGATTCAGAATATTTACTTCGACTTTGACAAGGCAGACATACGCCCTGACGCTGCCGAACAGCTCAGCAAACTGGTGGCTGTGCTCAATGAGTATCCTACGATAAAGATCGATATACGCGTACATACAGATAGTCGCGGCTCCGATGCGTATAACTTAGCCCTCTCACATAGACGAGCTAAATCAACAATGCAATGGCTGATAGCTCACGGCATTGACAAGAAGCGATTGACAGCCAAAGGCTACGGTGAGACCCGCCTTACCAACCACTGTGCCAATGGTGTACCGTGCAGCGAGGAAGAGCACCAAGCCAATCGCCGCAGTGAGTTTATTATCATCAGCTTATAAAGTGAATTATGCAAATAAGGGGCTATCCTACCATAGGGAGTAGCCCCTTTATTATATGTAAATGGTTAGTAAACGTCGAGGGTACGTTCTTCATCAAAGCCATCGGGGGTCTCGAATACTACGGTGTAGCGTCCTTTGGGCAAGTATGCATTGCCATCAGGAGCCGTAGGTATAAATATCTTTTGTAGGCTTTTTTCATAAGCTGTTTTTCCTTCTTCGGAAAGGGTAAGGTCATAGGGAATATAGTTAAAGCCTTTGTTTGTTTTAAAGGTAAACGACTGTAACTTGATGCGTCCCTTCATTATGCGGACTTCTATTTTGAGGTTTTCCTTAGAGGCAAACCCATAGAAGTATACCGAAGGTTTTGCGGGCTCTTCCCATTGGCTCAGGGCATTTCCCCAATTGCTGGAGTAGGCGATAGAGATAGGCGTCTCCAAAGGGTAGAAATCCTGTGAGGTGATAGCTACTTTAAGTTCCTGCATCATCTTAATAGAAGTGCGATATACGCCATTACCCAAGCTGGTAGCATACATATCTCCAGAGGCTTCATCAATGTAGATGTCGCTAAAGCCTGTCTCGGGCAAACCTTTGGTGAAGGGTTGCCAGCTCTCACCTAAGTTGAACGAGATATAAAGCCCATTATCGGTGCCGAGGTAGAGCACTTGGCTGTTCTTAGGGTCTTCGCGTAGTACATTCACACGGCTTTGTGGCAGATTGGAGTGGATATCATTCCAGCTTTTGCCATTGTCATTACTCAGGAAGATAAAGGACTCAGTGTCATTCTCATCATTGCTTACTAAGGTGGCAATAACCCGATTGCGTTGATGCTTTGAAGCGATGAGGTTATTGACTTTAAGCGGGCGAGGGAAAGCATTGTATACCTGCTTCCACGATACACCACCATTTTCGCTTGCGTAAATCATCCCGTCATCACTGCCCGTATAGAGCAAGCCAAACATAAATGGCGATTCGGCAATACTAGCAATGGTACCGTAAGCCTTGTTGCCCTGTTTGTTCCCATTGGTTACATCCTCAGAGATAGTACGCCAATTGCGCCCTTTATCCATTGAGATGTGGAGTTTATTGCTTCCTGCGTAGATGATGTCTTTATTCTGCGGTGAGATGAGCAGTGGTGCTTTTTTGCCTAAGCGTAGAGGAGCCTTGTTTTCTCCATAGAAGAGGCTTCCTAAGGGGTAGAACTGTGCTCGTCCTTCGTCGTAAGTGCTAAAGTTGCCGTAATCTTGTGCGGCATAACTGTCGTTGCCAAAGAGGATGGCATTTAAGGGGATGCGTAGGCTGCTCCAGTGGGCATTTTCATTGTAGAGGGTGCCTTGTGTGCTTAGTAGATAAGGTATTTTTTTGGCTTTGTCGTAGTCAATACGGGTGAATGCCATAGCGCCCGCTACGTTCTTTGTAGCCCAGCTTTTTCCGCCATCATAGGATACCTCTAAGCCGTAGGCAGTAGTACAGAAGAGGGTGCCTTGCTGTTGGTAGATCTGATAATAGGCGTTGTCAAGGTTCATTGGGCGCTTACTACGCCAGTTTTTCCCGCCATCGAAGCTCTCTAAGAGGGGGTAACCGCCTATCAAGAGGTGGTTTTTGTTTTGCAGGTCAACGCTGATGCCCCCAAAAAGGTCGCCGTTTTGGTAGTAGACGTCAGTGAGGGGTTGGGCATTAGTCTTCTGCCAAGAGGTACCGCCATTGGTGCTCAGGTATACCTCAGCACCCACTACTTCTTGGGCGCTTACTCCGAGGTAATTCAACAGTCGGTCGGGCGAGGTGACGTCGGCGGCAATCATATCTTTGAGGTTCTGAGCACGGTACTTTTTGTCGAGCCCCGTGTTGTAGAGGAATACGTTCAGGCGCTCATTGTCGAGGGCTAAAAAGTCGGGTTTGCTCATACCGTCGAAGTCTTGTGCGGAGAGATGTATTTTGCTTATTTTCTGTACGCTGTTGCTTGCTTCACGACGTTTGGTGCTGCGATTGTCCACGACGGCATAGAGGGTCTGGGCGTCGTAAGCGGTAAGCCCTATACGTCCGATAGTGTTACCTTTGAGGAAGCCGTTGTTAGAGACCTTCGACCAAGTGTTGCCGCTGTCGTCACTTTTGTAGATACCGCTCCCTGCGCCATAAGGTGAGAGGTCGGAGGGGGTGCTATTGATTTCCCAAGCAGCAGCGTAGAGGGTGTTGCCGCCAGCAGTGCTTATGATCTGGCTGATGCCTGTACGGGTGCCTATAAAGAGCTTCTGCGACCAAGTTTTGCCGCCATCGGTACTCTTGAAGATGCCGCGCTTTTCGTCGCCACGGTAGGTATTACCAAGTGCCCCTATGATGATCTCGTTGGGTTTCTGAGGGTTTATGACGATGGAGGTGATCTGCTGTACGGCTGCTAAGCCACTGAACTGTACAGTTTTGCCCATATCTGTGGAGGTGAACAAGCCATAAGGGGTGGCTACACACAAGCGCTGTGAGTTCCAATCGACTGCTAAGGCACTGATACTGTGGGTGGGTAGGGTAGGACAGAGGGGGGTGAAAGTCTCGCCACCATTTCGGCTGAGCCACAGCCCGCTATCGGTAGGGGCAACGACTATTTCGGCGCTGTTTCTGGGGTTGATCGCCAATGCCTTGATGGTGTTGCCAATTTCTTTTACTTTGATAGGCTCGAAGGGGGTTTCTTTGACCCACGAGCTGGCTTTGATCTCTTCTTTTTGGCGGATAGCAAGGGGGAGTAGCTCTTGCCCGAAGGAGAGAGCAGTCATTGAAATACAGCAGCTTAGTGCTAAAAATTGTCTTTTCATATACATAACTTTTTAAGCTAAAAAAGGTAGTAATGTCAGCGGAGGGTTCCGCGTAAGGATGTGCAAAATTACGACAAATAATTGAGTTTGGAAAATAAAAGTGAGGGGAATTTGCTTTTTTAGTGAGTAGATCCGTTACGGCTTCGTTTCGTGTTCGAATTTGTAGGGCTTGTATGAGGGTGTTTTTTTGTGGGGAATTTTTGGTGTATTTGTGTGATATTAAGGTAGGTAAGCAGTAGGGAGGGGAGGGGGGAGGAAAGTTGCTTTTGAATGATTTTGTAGAAAAAGTTTTTTTGTTTGAGAAAAAAGTAGTACTTTTGCGGTCTATTAACTGTGGCGGTCTTGTAGTTCAACGGATAGAATAGAAGTTTCCTAAACTTTAGATCCAAGTTCGATTCTTGGCAAGACCACGAGATGTTTTCTTAAAATTGGTGAAGGGTGTATATTGTAAGCCATTCATTATCAGCAAGTATTTTAATAAGGTATAAAATATTTTGTTAAAATGTTTGTTTGGTATGGGGAATTGTTGTACTTTTGACCGATAAAAGGAACGTTTGTAATTTACAATAATTTTAAAAGAAGAATTATGAAAGACCTAAACATCTATATCGAGGAATTGCTTTATAAGCACCAATGTGTGATTATCCCTAAGTTTGGTGCGTTTATATCGAACAGGAAGTCGGCGCAAATGTCTGATGATAAGACTTTTGACCCTCCGAAGCGCGAATTGTCGTTCAACGCGAGTTTGGTTTCCAACGATGGTTTGCTGATTAAGTATATCTCTGAGCAGTCGGGGATTGACTACAATTTAGTTGAGGATTACATCAATTTAGCTGTCGAAGGCTGGAAACGTATTCTTCAGCAGGAGCAGGCTTTGAACTTGGAGAATATAGGGGTTTTAAGGCAAACTACTGATGGTAGGATTACTTTTGAGCCTGATACGGATGTGAATTATCTTACGGATTCGTTTGGTATGGCGCCGTTTGTTCCTCACGAAGTGCCGAGTACGGCTACGATGCAGATTGAGGAAAACCAGGTGCGCCCTACGGTGAAGGAGGAGACTAAGTTGCCTCCTGTTGAGGAGGTGAAAGTGCCTGTGACTAATATGGTTACGCCTGTAGAGGAGAAGAAGAAGAAAAGGGTTACGCCTCCGCCTCCAGTGAAGAAGGCGTCGAAGAGCAATCAGTATATTACGTATTCGGCGGTAGCGGCTGTGGGCTTGGCTATTTTGGCGTATGGGGCTTATTTGCTTTTCAGCGAACCTATAAAGGCTGACGGACAGGCGCTCGCCAATGAGTTTGCATTTACCGACAATCAGATCGATGAGCGTGTAAATCAGAAGATTA from Capnocytophaga haemolytica harbors:
- a CDS encoding OmpA family protein, which codes for MKKIYYYTLLIALVGATQYTFAQTDKELEKAKQMYKNYAYVDAIKVYEKIAKKGYVNQDMLESLGNAYYFNAEYKKALPWYKQLFEGKDYKIKPEYYYRYAQSLKSVGKYDEANAMMDKFAELTADSDSRAALFEENKNYQEVIQSNSGRFELQPVSINTPYSEYGTTFYGNDVVFTAASSGKASKGGVSQWTGESYYDLYLTQRDKQKLTGKTPFSSALNTKFNESTAVFTKDGKTVYFTRNNYVNRRIGTNKENTILLKILKATKDSDGNWGNVVEMPFNSDQYNVAHPTLSPDEKYLYFASDMKGTLGNSDIFRVEIKGNNKYGTPENLGSTINTAGRESFPFITKDNVLYYSSDGFPGLGGLDIFAVKFFDDGTTSKPINVGKPANSPDDDFCFIMDSDTHIGFLSSNRPGGKGKDDIYSFLETKPLKFGCQKIIKGIVKDAQTQEIISDGLVSLSDRTMKPVSSQKSKQDGTFQFDNVNCADLYFYLRGEKEKYETAEVKVLTEGDDNEVFYELLLKPREVQINKDTDLAKVFHIKEIYFDLDKSNIRPDAAVELAKIVEVMKEYPKMKIDIRSHTDSRASDAYNLALSDRRAKSTLNWMVKQGIDRKRLTAKGYGETQLVNGCSNGVPCTEEQHQANRRSEFIIVSME
- a CDS encoding type IX secretion system membrane protein PorP/SprF, whose amino-acid sequence is MKKNVFFSAVIMLFCTAVFAQQESQYTQYMYNTMMFNPAYTGSRGVGSFFGMFRTQWVGISGAPTNGSISYHQPMESLRNVGLGGTVFRESIGPETKTDLVLDVSYTLNFENSKLAFGLNGALNVFEIDYNKLNPSDRTDPNFTGNETVYSPNVGAGVYWYTDKYYLGFSVPNMLETNHYDKDNKAVSVLKNSQHLYLIGGYVFDLSENTKFKPAVLSKVSWGAPLQLDLSANFLFNEKFVLGAAYRWSAAVSVMAGFQFSERWFAGYGYDFETTELSKYNSGSHEIFLRYELLKSYKKIVSPRFF
- a CDS encoding OmpA family protein, coding for MLKLKKHTLLILAFLSLQALFAQQQELLKARNYYKKLDYVRAIKAYEAIASKGGANQEVYENLGNAYYFNADYKNAYTWYEKLFSNPEYKLQPEYYYRYAQTLKTVDKYDQSNKVMEQFVALTGGKDSRAQLFTKHKDYYKEIQRNSGRLDLHPLSINSKNSEYGTAFYGDKVVFSASKGILKGKSKWTGDAFYDLYEANRDSLEVSHPRKMGGINTKFNESTAAFTTSGDTVYFTRNNYVHNKLTTDGEDTVLLKILRATKDQNGNWGHITEMPFNSNIYSVAHPALSPDGKYIYFASNMKGSLGNSDIYRAKILKTGYGRAENLGALINTTGRESFPFISKDSVLYYSSDGFPGLGGLDIFAVKLYADGTTSKPVNIGKPANSAYDDFCYVIDSDSHIGFLTSNRLGGEGKDDIYSFYEQASVQFDCTKNVRSMVKDAQSQQPIPEVKLTLLDTENNPVEIGTSNENGQFALTHDWNCKDQKVLIKAEKNGYVTVTQTVTAEGNSDFYAELLLQHLPETPKSEIKVGVDLAKTLAIQNIYFDFDKADIRPDAAEQLSKLVAVLNEYPTIKIDIRVHTDSRGSDAYNLALSHRRAKSTMQWLIAHGIDKKRLTAKGYGETRLTNHCANGVPCSEEEHQANRRSEFIIISL
- a CDS encoding SPOR domain-containing protein; this encodes MKDLNIYIEELLYKHQCVIIPKFGAFISNRKSAQMSDDKTFDPPKRELSFNASLVSNDGLLIKYISEQSGIDYNLVEDYINLAVEGWKRILQQEQALNLENIGVLRQTTDGRITFEPDTDVNYLTDSFGMAPFVPHEVPSTATMQIEENQVRPTVKEETKLPPVEEVKVPVTNMVTPVEEKKKKRVTPPPPVKKASKSNQYITYSAVAAVGLAILAYGAYLLFSEPIKADGQALANEFAFTDNQIDERVNQKISEATFFTSPEPMPAITLNLPKVRGGKTSAVKATNAGQRPENAPQQTPTHTTAKPQGTQSGAPVRTEPAQKATPAKAEPAQRVANTKPEPAQKPAPAKAEPAQRVANTPAQKPAQPAQQATPAATKPASTPAASSATVGKSAAASKKYQVIAGAFKEEKNATTRVLQLRKLGYKDAFVLGMNAKGLYQVSYGGYDSMDEAKLLQTEVKASKEEKKLDGGWILTQP
- a CDS encoding VPS10 domain-containing protein, which codes for MKRQFLALSCCISMTALSFGQELLPLAIRQKEEIKASSWVKETPFEPIKVKEIGNTIKALAINPRNSAEIVVAPTDSGLWLSRNGGETFTPLCPTLPTHSISALAVDWNSQRLCVATPYGLFTSTDMGKTVQFSGLAAVQQITSIVINPQKPNEIIIGALGNTYRGDEKRGIFKSTDGGKTWSQKLFIGTRTGISQIISTAGGNTLYAAAWEINSTPSDLSPYGAGSGIYKSDDSGNTWSKVSNNGFLKGNTIGRIGLTAYDAQTLYAVVDNRSTKRREASNSVQKISKIHLSAQDFDGMSKPDFLALDNERLNVFLYNTGLDKKYRAQNLKDMIAADVTSPDRLLNYLGVSAQEVVGAEVYLSTNGGTSWQKTNAQPLTDVYYQNGDLFGGISVDLQNKNHLLIGGYPLLESFDGGKNWRSKRPMNLDNAYYQIYQQQGTLFCTTAYGLEVSYDGGKSWATKNVAGAMAFTRIDYDKAKKIPYLLSTQGTLYNENAHWSSLRIPLNAILFGNDSYAAQDYGNFSTYDEGRAQFYPLGSLFYGENKAPLRLGKKAPLLISPQNKDIIYAGSNKLHISMDKGRNWRTISEDVTNGNKQGNKAYGTIASIAESPFMFGLLYTGSDDGMIYASENGGVSWKQVYNAFPRPLKVNNLIASKHQRNRVIATLVSNDENDTESFIFLSNDNGKSWNDIHSNLPQSRVNVLREDPKNSQVLYLGTDNGLYISFNLGESWQPFTKGLPETGFSDIYIDEASGDMYATSLGNGVYRTSIKMMQELKVAITSQDFYPLETPISIAYSSNWGNALSQWEEPAKPSVYFYGFASKENLKIEVRIMKGRIKLQSFTFKTNKGFNYIPYDLTLSEEGKTAYEKSLQKIFIPTAPDGNAYLPKGRYTVVFETPDGFDEERTLDVY